In Desulfosporosinus youngiae DSM 17734, the genomic stretch TAACACCCCGTTTGAAGGCTTCCTCAAGATTTTCCAGAAGCATCATCATACATTTGGAACTGCTTGTATTCACATAGCTGAGCCTTACCTCAAACCGTATTTCACTGGGACCTGTCGCTAAATAGCCTTCCATCCAATTAAGAACCGGATCATAAAACTTAAAGGCATTCTCAGGGTAAGATTGCCCTTTTAAGATAAGGAATCTTTTATCCGCATCAAAATCGATTAAAGGGGTGGCTTTTGTCGATTCAAAAAATAACTTTTCCATTTCATTCACCTCGTTTTATACCGTCACCGTTAGGGTAAAGAAGGATAAATCCTGTATGCTTCGCATGGAATAACTCATAGGTTTGCTGCACTTTCTGGCTATATCAATAAGACCAAGTCCTGCCCCCTTACTGTCGGGAGGGAGCGCTTTCTTCATTTGTTCTTTATACCGCTTCTTTAGTTGATCCTTATCTAAGTGGATCAAGGAGTCCAGCTGAGCCGCCAACCTGTCAGCATCTGCTTTCTCGATTAAGTTTCCTGCGCAAATATAATAGCCTTCGTTATTTCTGCCAATCGTTACAATTCCAGAATTGTAGATAGGATCGTAAAATTTGCTCCCTTCCTTGGATAGGGCATATTTTTTAATATTATGTGTCGTTTCAACAAAAATTGCAAAAACATTATATATATCATTACGAGGTCGGTCTTCTGCTTCCATGTGCTTCATGATAGCCTCTCCAAGCTCCTCAATAATCCCTTGAGAAAAACGGCCGGAAAAGCTGATGAGGATTCCACTGGAACTTAATGTACTTTGTAAATTCATGAGCATCTTATCGTCAAACATGTTTGTCCTCCTTTGTTCAAACCCTTTAGTTCGACCCAGCCGCCATACTAGCTTGACATATTTCGACGTGGGCAATTAGTATTCCTGCATTTTTCGAAGCAGATCTTTAAGTTAATCCGGAGTTCAATCAACATTTATTTCCAGACCAAAAAGTCTTGCTCCAAGCGGGTTTAAACTCACGGAAAGTCTCGACTACATTTAGGTTCTATTAAGGAAATCAAGCAATAGCAAGGGGTTCGGGAATTTTATGGTTGAACGCCAGACTAATAAGATTTCACATTGATTATAGGGCTTACTCCATAAAAAATATCGTCCCTACGTAAAACGCAGAACGATACTTCTTAGGCGATAGAAACGACGGCGGAAATCTTAGAATTACATTGAAGGCTTATTTGGACCTTTAAAACGCCCGGAAAAACGGGTGAAGAAGGAAAAAAACGGCTTATCAGTGTTACCAGCTTGTTCTGCTGAGTATATTCCATCAATTTCATTAATATCATCAATAATCTGTTCCATATTTATCTTGCGAAATGGAGTTCTTAATCTAAACTCAATGGTAGTTCGATTGTCTTCCTCTTTTAACAATTTCACGGAAATGTTCTGGGGAACTATATTATGCGCATCCAGAAGCCGATTGATTTCTTTAACTCTGCAGGTTCCATTAATAGCGATAACTATCAATGTCTGAGTATTTCTAAAAAAATAAGTTTCCACCGAACGCTCCAAGGTTAAAAAAACCAACAGAGTAACAAACGATGACGAAAAATAAAATCCTGCCCCCACTGCTAAACCAATCGCTGCCACTACCCATAACGAAGCGGCCGTTGTTAATCCCTTAACGGATGTTTTATCTCTTAAGATAGTCCCTGCTCCTAAAAAACCAATGCCGGAAACCACTTGAGCCGCCAAACGGGCAGGGTCTTTGGTAAGTGTGGTAAATTCATTAAATCCATACATGGATAAAATCATGATCAATGCAGAACCTAACGAGACTAAGATGTGAGTCCTAAATCCGGCCGGACTGTCATTCCGTTCTCTTTCAAAACCTACAACCCCGCCGAAAACACAAGCTAAAAACAGTCTCAAAGCAATCTCATAGTCAGTGATAAACATTCTATCTCCACCTCATTCTGAAAGACACTGTTTTTAATCTATTATTCGCTAAAACAAACTATAATTCCTTTTATTCTCAATAGCTCATAATACTATTTCTTAATAAAGCCTTAACAAAAGCAGCCAGAGGAGATAACAAACAGGCGGAGGACTTTAATCATCCTTCGCCTGTTTGTCTAAGTTATCCCTTTAAATTTTGAATTTAGATACTATCTCAATAAGATGATCAGAACTTTCTTTTGATACATTTGCCTGCCTCATAACCTCATCGGTTTTCTCAACGACCATGGTTGCTTTTTGAGCAATATTTGTTGTACTTTCAGCACCTTCATTAGCGGCTACAGCAATCCCTTCTATGACCTTCGTCATCTCTTGTATGGAAGCAGTGAGTTCCTCAGAAGTGGCACTGAAGTCTGTCACAAGGTTGTCAACAAACTCCGCATCGCTATTGTATTGTTCTCCAATACTGACCATAGCTTCGTAGTCTTTAAGCACCTGCTTGTCTATGAATTCCAAAATACTTGCTGAGCTTTCTGACAGGTTTCCGACGGATGCAACAACAATTTTAGTGATCTCCTGTATCTGATTAACGGCATCCTTTGAGTTTTCGGCCAATTTTCTTATCTCTTCAGCAACAACAGCAAAACCTTTTCCCGCTTCCCCAGCTCTTGCCGCCTCTATAGCAGCGTTCAAGGCAAGAAGATTGGTTTGAGACGTGATTTGCAATATGGCATCTGAGAGTACATTGATCTGATCCACTGATTTAGAGTC encodes the following:
- a CDS encoding MgtC/SapB family protein, whose product is MFITDYEIALRLFLACVFGGVVGFERERNDSPAGFRTHILVSLGSALIMILSMYGFNEFTTLTKDPARLAAQVVSGIGFLGAGTILRDKTSVKGLTTAASLWVVAAIGLAVGAGFYFSSSFVTLLVFLTLERSVETYFFRNTQTLIVIAINGTCRVKEINRLLDAHNIVPQNISVKLLKEEDNRTTIEFRLRTPFRKINMEQIIDDINEIDGIYSAEQAGNTDKPFFSFFTRFSGRFKGPNKPSM
- a CDS encoding SiaB family protein kinase produces the protein MFDDKMLMNLQSTLSSSGILISFSGRFSQGIIEELGEAIMKHMEAEDRPRNDIYNVFAIFVETTHNIKKYALSKEGSKFYDPIYNSGIVTIGRNNEGYYICAGNLIEKADADRLAAQLDSLIHLDKDQLKKRYKEQMKKALPPDSKGAGLGLIDIARKCSKPMSYSMRSIQDLSFFTLTVTV
- a CDS encoding DUF1987 domain-containing protein → MEKLFFESTKATPLIDFDADKRFLILKGQSYPENAFKFYDPVLNWMEGYLATGPSEIRFEVRLSYVNTSSSKCMMMLLENLEEAFKRGVSIQLSWYCDMENESEVECAEEFKEDISFPFEIIPEIVRD